One genomic segment of Capricornis sumatraensis isolate serow.1 chromosome 6, serow.2, whole genome shotgun sequence includes these proteins:
- the MSANTD3 gene encoding myb/SANT-like DNA-binding domain-containing protein 3 isoform X2 yields MQNNEIIKPAKYFSELEKSILLALVEKYKYVLECKKSDARTIALKQRTWQALAHEYNSQPSVSLRDFKQLKKCWENIKARTKKIMAHERREKVKRSVSPLLSTHVLGKEKIASMLPEQLYFLQSPPEEEPEYHAEAAAQTYF; encoded by the exons ATGCAAAACAACGAAATCATAAAACCTGCCAAATACTTCTCAGAATTGGAGAAGAGCATCCTGCTGGCGTTAGTAGAAAAGTACAAGTATGTGCTGGAATGTAAGAAAAGCGATGCGCGAACTATTGCCCTCAAGCAGCGCACCTGGCAGGCGCTTGCCCACGAGTACAACTCCCAGCCCAGCGTGTCGCTGCGGGATTTCAAACAGCTGAAGAAGTGCTGGGAGAACATCAAGGCTCGGACCAAAAAGATTATGGCCCacgagaggagagagaaagtgaagcGCAGCGTCAGCCCGCTTCTGAGCACCCACGTCCTGGGGAAGGAGAAGATTGCCAGCATGCTGCCGGAGCAACTGTACTTCCTGCAGAGCCCTCCCGAGGAGGAGCCCGAGTACCATGCTGAGGCCGCTGCCCA AACttacttttaa
- the MSANTD3 gene encoding myb/SANT-like DNA-binding domain-containing protein 3 isoform X1, whose product MQNNEIIKPAKYFSELEKSILLALVEKYKYVLECKKSDARTIALKQRTWQALAHEYNSQPSVSLRDFKQLKKCWENIKARTKKIMAHERREKVKRSVSPLLSTHVLGKEKIASMLPEQLYFLQSPPEEEPEYHAEAAAQESFAVSNRELCDDEKEFIHFPVCEGTSQPEPSCSAVRITANKNYRSKTSQEGALKKMHEEEHHQQMSILQLQLIQMNEVHVAKIQQIERECEMAEEEHRIKMEVLNKKKMYWERKLQTFTKEWPVSSFNRPFPNSP is encoded by the exons ATGCAAAACAACGAAATCATAAAACCTGCCAAATACTTCTCAGAATTGGAGAAGAGCATCCTGCTGGCGTTAGTAGAAAAGTACAAGTATGTGCTGGAATGTAAGAAAAGCGATGCGCGAACTATTGCCCTCAAGCAGCGCACCTGGCAGGCGCTTGCCCACGAGTACAACTCCCAGCCCAGCGTGTCGCTGCGGGATTTCAAACAGCTGAAGAAGTGCTGGGAGAACATCAAGGCTCGGACCAAAAAGATTATGGCCCacgagaggagagagaaagtgaagcGCAGCGTCAGCCCGCTTCTGAGCACCCACGTCCTGGGGAAGGAGAAGATTGCCAGCATGCTGCCGGAGCAACTGTACTTCCTGCAGAGCCCTCCCGAGGAGGAGCCCGAGTACCATGCTGAGGCCGCTGCCCAAG AATCATTTGCTGTTTCAAATAGAGAACTGTGCGATGATGAGAAAGAGTTCATACATTTTCCAGTATGTGAGGGGACCTCTCAACCTGAACCCTCGTGTTCAGCTGTCAGAATAACAGCCAATAAAAACTACAGAAGCAAAACCTCTCAGGAAGGTGCTTTAAAAAAGATGCATGAGGAAGAACACcatcaacaaatgtccatcttaCAACTGCAgctgatacaaatgaatgaggTGCATGTGGCCAAAATCCAGCAGATAGAGCGAGAGTGTGAGATGGCAGAGGAGGAACACAGGATAAAAATGGAAGTTCTCAATAAAAAGAAGATGTATTGGGAAAGAAAACTGCAAACTTTTACCAAGGAGtggcctgtttcctcatttaacCGGCCCTTTCCCAATTCACCCTAA